ATGTGTTCGCGCGCCAGAACGGCTGCGCACTGTCGATCGTCGACGCAGGCGTCAAGCACGACTTCGGCCAGCGCGCGGGCCTGGTCGACCGCAAGATCGCGCCCGGCACCCGCAACTTCGCGCTGGAACCGGCCATGAGCGCGCAGCAGTGCGCCACCGCGCTGGAGCACGGTGCCGCGCTGGTCGCCGACCTGCCGGGCAACGTGGTCGCGTTCGGCGAAATGGGCATCGGCAATACGACCGCCGCCGCGGCGCTCATGCACAAGCTGGCCGGCATCCCGGCGGCGGAATGCGTTGGCGCCGGCACCGGTCTCGCGCCGGACGGCATCCTGCGCAAGCAGCAGGTGATCGAAGCGGCGGCGGCACGTCACGCCGGCGTCGACGATCCGCTTGCGGTGCTGGCCACCTTCGGCGGCTTCGAGATCGCGATGATGACCGGCGCCATGCTGGAAGCGGCGCGCCGCCGCAAGGTCTTGCTGATCGACGGCTTCATCGTCACCAGCGCCGTTCTGGTGGCGGCGCGCATGGCGC
The genomic region above belongs to Massilia forsythiae and contains:
- the cobT gene encoding nicotinate-nucleotide--dimethylbenzimidazole phosphoribosyltransferase yields the protein MHFPLIPSTANPTLASQLDDAINNKTKPLGSLGTLERLARQLGLIQETAAVSIDRPAMLVFAGDHGVVAEGISAYPQDVTWQMVENFLAGGAAINVFARQNGCALSIVDAGVKHDFGQRAGLVDRKIAPGTRNFALEPAMSAQQCATALEHGAALVADLPGNVVAFGEMGIGNTTAAAALMHKLAGIPAAECVGAGTGLAPDGILRKQQVIEAAAARHAGVDDPLAVLATFGGFEIAMMTGAMLEAARRRKVLLIDGFIVTSAVLVAARMAPAILDYCVFAHCSDEAGHRRMLDALGAAPLLQLGLRLGEGTGAALALPLLHAAANFLEQMATFASASVSGKSA